In Persicimonas caeni, a single window of DNA contains:
- a CDS encoding RHS repeat-associated core domain-containing protein, producing MRGESFASVDQEEFSPPLESRHWFMLGGVWDASGDWVLPDFSGEWWQHADTANHPNQLLGDWAYRGDSDDPINDPGQTLQEKLDGLAVEKRREVLRALRGRKLRSESYALDGSSRQDKPFTVSESIHSFRDLSAEALSGEDHGIFFAYSVASRTTNWDRGDDPATSFEWSEDYDQYGQLRKTTSIACPRGFTRPDVVSSEPFLSTHGTTSFIYRDVDGGQYMVDRTEESEAFEIVDSGQSTLIGLKQSVDDGSATKEIQAHAITYYDGPAFEGLAKGEIGAYGMPVRSESLVMTDAILAEAYPAGEGGSPAYLDADSPTWPSEYPAEFKNRIDAMDGRAGYRYDSTTGRYYAPSGGKKYDFQAGAGAKGLPVEMKNPVGHTTSVTYDGYDLLPTQVDATISTTNTTLTTSATYDYRLFKPVEVTDTNGNRTKVAYSPLGLVEKTAVMGKSTETVGDTLDVPGKKFVYDLTFTPATETEPARPVSVKTIVREYHVNPSVSWVTGDETIESIEYSDGFGRVVQTRAQAEELDYERAGEAGVDSAGLPPEHGGGVQNAIPTSDPNRVRVSGWQRYNNKGKVVQKWEPFFSSGFAFGNVTQAQAGKSVKVRFDARGRQVQTIRPDGAKTLVVFGDVPDVADPTSFEPTPWKTYSWDANDYDYEVDDDGNRTAIVGGAEAHWDTPTSALVDALGRTIETVERLEGGEQLVTQTTYDIRGNVLTVVDPKGRTAATQFYDLADRKLRNESIDAGTSTAVFDAVGTPIEARDERGALTLTAADEMLRTTHQWGRDSASETVRLGGRTIFGHEMANPTATNHLGKPYQHYDEAGVVTLEAYDFKGNALENTREVIDPGLMIGAVDDASSANGYVVDTFRVDWTGDLATRKGELVDIDNSPYRTAYKSKSIFDALNRPVQMTLPADQEDADTYGYGKTITPQFNRAGALQSVQMSGTETPSVDYIAYNAKGQRILAAFGNGVMTRYAYDPNVFRLKRLRSEKYAATSTPESGYLLPSTGKKYQDIVYSYDAVGNILATDERVAEIGIAGTDTMVRGFEYDALYRLIEATGRESDVLKTDPWQDQLTAKSNAGYNDSPQITRAYTETYAYDDVGGLSLLTHQYGAGSQWTRDYTTETGSNRMTGMTSGANAYTYTYDSVGNLVQENTERHFEWDFAGRMRAFRNQVTGSAPTIFAHYSYDAGGERVQKVVCRGAKTTRTVYIGGVFEHQQVIENDSVTTENQTLHLMDDAKRVATHRAGPELDGADRAKTRYHLGDHLQSSNVVLRQVPDSSGKLFVNREEYRPYGETAFGSFEYKRYRFTGKEKDEESGLHYHSARYYAPWMARWTATDPLGMVDGPNLYVYVRGNPLRLIDPNGTASGDAPKSDDVTMVDFSDSSTASQTRPNTKEEDTLLIAQSRVADAFGTAKGETTKPLQPPRKNDASSPDKDQATGKASSAHSAFVGDSVGRAGIKEAFYGTAMIWTCGLFEMCATDVKRGKRRSQYQDQVAEGAAKQFINRAYDVVNPPLLRKSDGQTAPRDAYEYDNEAQQTGGTLSGAAAGIGGLIFPSWAYFSYGRLGPSVLNKGKKYGPHSKPGPLGAGPSSKAATFRSHTYTEKILAEPTVFYRVYGGKAGEIGAYWTRVKPQGPLQSQLDLALLPEWGNTVTDVARIRVPAGTKIFEGAAAPQISDSGLPILHGGGNQVLILNVDVNWLF from the coding sequence GTGCGCGGCGAGTCGTTTGCGTCGGTCGATCAGGAAGAATTCTCGCCGCCGCTCGAGAGCCGCCACTGGTTTATGCTCGGCGGGGTGTGGGATGCCTCCGGCGACTGGGTGCTGCCCGATTTTAGCGGCGAGTGGTGGCAGCATGCGGACACGGCCAATCACCCAAACCAACTCCTTGGCGACTGGGCCTATCGGGGTGACAGCGACGATCCCATCAATGACCCGGGCCAGACCCTCCAGGAGAAGCTCGATGGGCTTGCGGTCGAGAAGCGCCGCGAGGTCCTGCGCGCCCTGCGCGGTCGCAAGCTTCGAAGTGAGTCGTACGCGCTCGACGGATCGTCACGGCAGGACAAGCCGTTCACGGTCAGCGAGTCGATCCACTCATTTCGCGACCTGAGCGCGGAGGCGCTTTCGGGCGAGGACCACGGCATCTTCTTTGCCTACTCGGTCGCCTCGCGCACCACCAACTGGGACCGCGGCGACGACCCGGCGACCTCCTTCGAGTGGTCGGAGGATTACGACCAGTACGGCCAGCTCCGAAAGACGACCTCGATCGCGTGCCCCCGAGGCTTCACCCGCCCCGATGTCGTCTCATCCGAGCCGTTTCTATCGACCCACGGCACCACCAGCTTCATCTACCGCGACGTCGACGGCGGCCAGTACATGGTCGACCGCACCGAAGAATCAGAAGCGTTCGAGATTGTCGACAGTGGCCAAAGCACGCTCATCGGCCTCAAGCAGTCAGTCGACGACGGCTCGGCTACGAAAGAGATCCAGGCCCACGCGATCACCTACTACGACGGCCCGGCCTTCGAGGGCCTGGCCAAAGGTGAGATCGGCGCCTACGGCATGCCCGTACGCTCCGAGTCGCTGGTGATGACCGACGCCATCCTCGCCGAAGCCTATCCGGCCGGCGAAGGCGGATCTCCGGCCTACCTCGACGCCGACTCGCCGACCTGGCCCTCCGAGTATCCCGCCGAGTTCAAGAATCGCATCGACGCGATGGACGGCCGCGCAGGGTACCGCTACGACAGCACGACCGGGCGCTATTACGCGCCCTCGGGCGGCAAGAAGTACGACTTTCAGGCAGGCGCCGGCGCCAAAGGCCTGCCGGTCGAGATGAAAAACCCGGTCGGCCACACCACCAGCGTCACCTACGATGGCTACGACCTGCTGCCGACCCAGGTCGACGCGACCATCTCGACCACCAACACCACGCTGACAACCTCGGCGACCTACGACTACCGGCTCTTCAAGCCCGTCGAGGTCACCGACACCAACGGCAACCGCACCAAGGTCGCCTACTCGCCGCTGGGGCTCGTCGAGAAGACGGCGGTAATGGGCAAGTCGACCGAAACCGTCGGCGATACGCTCGACGTGCCCGGCAAGAAGTTTGTCTACGATCTGACGTTTACGCCCGCGACCGAAACAGAGCCCGCCAGGCCGGTCTCAGTCAAGACCATCGTGCGCGAGTACCACGTCAATCCATCGGTATCCTGGGTGACCGGCGACGAGACGATCGAGTCGATCGAGTACTCCGACGGCTTCGGACGCGTGGTGCAAACCCGCGCCCAGGCAGAAGAGCTCGACTACGAGCGCGCCGGCGAAGCCGGTGTCGACAGCGCTGGATTGCCGCCCGAGCACGGCGGCGGCGTCCAAAATGCCATCCCCACGAGCGACCCGAACCGGGTGCGCGTGTCGGGCTGGCAGCGCTACAACAACAAAGGCAAAGTCGTCCAAAAGTGGGAGCCGTTCTTCTCGTCGGGCTTTGCCTTCGGCAACGTCACCCAGGCCCAGGCCGGAAAGTCAGTGAAGGTGCGCTTCGATGCGCGCGGCCGCCAGGTCCAAACGATCCGCCCCGACGGGGCCAAGACGCTGGTGGTCTTCGGCGACGTGCCCGATGTGGCCGACCCGACCTCCTTCGAGCCGACGCCCTGGAAGACCTACTCGTGGGACGCCAACGACTACGACTACGAGGTCGACGACGACGGCAACAGGACCGCGATCGTCGGCGGCGCCGAGGCGCACTGGGATACGCCCACCTCGGCGCTGGTCGACGCGCTGGGGCGCACGATCGAGACGGTCGAGCGCCTCGAGGGCGGCGAGCAGCTCGTCACCCAGACGACCTACGACATCCGCGGCAACGTCCTCACCGTCGTCGACCCCAAAGGACGCACGGCCGCCACGCAATTCTACGACCTCGCCGACCGCAAACTCAGAAACGAGAGCATCGACGCGGGCACGTCCACAGCAGTCTTCGACGCCGTGGGCACGCCCATCGAAGCACGCGACGAGCGCGGCGCGCTGACGCTCACTGCCGCCGACGAGATGCTTCGCACCACCCACCAGTGGGGCCGCGATTCGGCTTCGGAGACCGTGCGCCTGGGCGGCCGCACCATCTTCGGCCACGAGATGGCCAACCCGACGGCGACCAACCACCTCGGAAAGCCCTACCAGCACTACGACGAAGCGGGCGTGGTCACGCTCGAGGCATACGACTTCAAGGGAAACGCGCTCGAGAACACCCGAGAGGTCATCGACCCGGGGCTGATGATCGGCGCCGTCGACGACGCCTCGAGCGCCAACGGCTACGTCGTCGATACGTTTCGAGTCGACTGGACCGGCGACCTCGCCACCCGAAAGGGCGAGCTCGTCGATATTGACAACAGCCCCTATCGCACCGCCTACAAGTCGAAGTCCATCTTCGATGCGCTCAACCGCCCAGTGCAGATGACCTTGCCGGCCGACCAGGAAGACGCCGACACTTACGGCTACGGCAAGACGATCACGCCCCAATTCAACCGCGCCGGCGCCCTGCAGTCAGTCCAGATGTCGGGCACCGAAACTCCGTCGGTCGACTACATCGCCTACAACGCCAAGGGCCAGCGCATCCTGGCGGCCTTCGGAAACGGCGTGATGACCCGCTACGCCTACGACCCCAACGTCTTTCGCCTCAAACGCCTGCGAAGCGAGAAGTACGCTGCGACCTCGACGCCCGAGAGCGGCTACTTGCTGCCGAGCACTGGCAAAAAATACCAGGACATCGTCTACAGCTACGACGCCGTCGGCAACATCCTGGCGACCGATGAGCGGGTCGCTGAGATCGGCATCGCCGGCACCGACACGATGGTGCGAGGTTTCGAGTACGACGCCCTCTACCGCCTCATCGAAGCGACGGGCCGCGAGAGCGACGTCCTCAAGACTGACCCCTGGCAGGATCAACTGACCGCCAAGTCCAACGCGGGCTACAACGACTCGCCGCAGATCACGCGCGCCTACACCGAAACCTACGCCTACGACGACGTCGGCGGGCTGAGCCTGCTCACTCATCAATACGGCGCAGGCTCCCAGTGGACGCGCGACTACACCACCGAGACCGGCTCGAACCGCATGACCGGCATGACCTCGGGCGCAAACGCCTACACCTACACCTACGACAGCGTCGGAAACCTGGTCCAAGAAAACACCGAGCGCCACTTCGAGTGGGACTTCGCAGGAAGGATGCGCGCCTTTCGAAACCAGGTCACCGGCAGCGCGCCGACGATCTTTGCCCACTACAGCTACGACGCAGGCGGCGAGCGCGTCCAGAAAGTGGTGTGCCGCGGCGCGAAGACCACCCGCACGGTCTATATCGGCGGCGTCTTCGAGCACCAGCAGGTCATCGAGAACGACTCTGTGACCACCGAAAACCAGACGCTCCACCTGATGGACGACGCCAAGCGCGTCGCCACCCACCGCGCCGGCCCCGAACTCGACGGCGCCGACCGCGCGAAAACCCGCTACCACCTGGGCGACCACCTGCAGTCGAGCAACGTGGTGCTTCGGCAGGTGCCCGACTCGAGCGGCAAACTCTTCGTCAACCGCGAGGAGTACCGCCCCTACGGCGAGACCGCCTTTGGCAGCTTCGAGTACAAGCGTTACCGGTTTACCGGCAAGGAGAAGGATGAGGAGAGCGGGCTTCACTACCACTCGGCAAGGTATTATGCGCCGTGGATGGCGCGTTGGACGGCGACCGATCCGTTGGGGATGGTCGATGGTCCGAACCTGTACGTTTACGTTCGCGGCAACCCGCTGCGCCTAATCGACCCGAATGGCACTGCTTCTGGAGATGCACCAAAATCCGATGACGTGACGATGGTCGACTTTTCTGATTCAAGCACGGCATCCCAGACCCGGCCGAATACAAAGGAGGAGGATACATTACTGATAGCCCAAAGTAGAGTTGCTGATGCGTTCGGGACTGCGAAAGGAGAAACAACGAAGCCGCTGCAACCTCCGAGGAAGAACGATGCTTCAAGTCCTGATAAAGACCAAGCAACTGGTAAGGCAAGTTCCGCTCATTCCGCATTCGTTGGTGACAGTGTAGGGCGTGCGGGAATCAAAGAGGCGTTCTACGGCACGGCAATGATCTGGACGTGCGGACTCTTTGAGATGTGCGCGACGGACGTGAAGAGAGGAAAGAGACGGAGTCAATACCAAGATCAAGTGGCTGAAGGTGCCGCGAAACAATTCATCAACCGCGCATACGATGTCGTAAACCCGCCCCTTTTGAGAAAGTCTGATGGCCAAACAGCGCCAAGAGATGCCTATGAGTACGATAACGAGGCGCAACAGACAGGCGGAACTCTTTCAGGTGCTGCTGCCGGCATTGGAGGCCTGATCTTTCCTTCCTGGGCCTATTTTAGTTACGGAAGGCTAGGACCGAGTGTCCTAAACAAGGGAAAGAAATACGGCCCTCATTCAAAGCCGGGTCCTCTCGGAGCCGGGCCTAGTTCTAAAGCAGCGACTTTCCGCAGCCATACTTATACCGAGAAGATTCTAGCAGAACCCACAGTGTTCTACCGTGTGTACGGAGGAAAGGCAGGGGAAATCGGAGCGTACTGGACGCGTGTTAAGCCACAAGGCCCCCTACAATCACAGCTAGATTTAGCGTTGCTTCCGGAATGGGGTAATACAGTGACAGATGTAGCACGTATCCGAGTACCTGCCGGTACTAAGATTTTTGAAGGTGCTGCAGCGCCTCAAATATCTGATTCCGGCCTTCCCATCCTTCACGGGGGGGGGAATCAAGTACTAATCTTGAATGTGGACGTGAACTGGCTTTTCTAA
- a CDS encoding RHS repeat-associated core domain-containing protein gives MPVRSEPPRGTLTTTTTRSTTTATGPRPSAAPRRTGIRPPRLWSKRLEGGEQLVTQTTYDIRGNVLTVVDPKGRTAATQFYDLADRKLRNESIDAGTSIAVFDAVGTPIEARDERGALTLTAADEMLRTTHQWGRDSASEPVRLVGRTIFGHEMANPTATNHLGKPYQHYDEAGVVTLEAYDFKGNALENTREVIDPGLMIGAVDDASSANGYVVDTFRVDWTPAPGETLEDRQGELIGSSSYRTSYKSKSVFDALNRPVQMTLPADQEDADTYGYGKTITPQFNRAGALQSVQMSGTQTPSVDYIAYNAKGQRILAAFGNGVMTRYAYDPNVFRLKRLRSEKYAATSTPESGYLLPSTGKKYQDIVYSYDAVGNILSTDERVTDVGVGGTDTMVRGFEYDALYRLIEATGRESDVLKTDPWQDQLTAKSNAGYTDSPQNTRDYTETYAYDNVGGLSLLTHQYGAGSQWTRNYTIETGSNRMTGMTAGGNAYTYAYDSVGNLVQENTERHFEWDFGGRMRSFRNQITGSAPSVFAHYSYDAGGERVQKVVCRGAKTTRTVYIGGVFEHQQVIENESVTTENQTLHLMDDAKRVATYRAGPELDGADRARTRYHLGDHLQSSNVVLRQVPDSSGKLFVNREEYRPYGETAFGSFEYKRYRFTGKEKDEESGLHYHSARYYAPWLARWTATDPLGMVDGPNLYAYVSGNPVKLVDPSGTAKNGGDQESAVVSSQDVCQAKYRPGLQKVADDSKMPEDARGKAREIINMCQTLETHAKNMAEFDRGGTSTISTGRSASDSSVQTIPIDDPVYAAKRRAKRNAQDIERLKGAGKQAMQEMRGHPFVMIEEAAVPEIATARDEAFALENEYQVEGAEGYSTITSLWAIKGGLKVLKKKSGLSNSALRRSLKGKAKHAKWAKSNQDVKGPGLNDHYRNHAAPDDIDVQTKTEYDLSARITIHKGWKFFYKDKRTGKPRVGYYDPDTQYFTATSEKGGNVTIHTHFKEERGWSHIKHNSRGFYTK, from the coding sequence ATGCCCGTGCGCTCCGAGCCGCCGCGTGGGACGCTAACGACTACGACTACGAGGTCGACGACGACGGCAACAGGACCGCGACCGTCGGCGGCGCCGAGGCGCACTGGGATACGCCCACCTCGGCTCTGGTCGAAACGCCTCGAGGGCGGCGAGCAGCTCGTCACCCAGACGACCTACGACATCCGCGGCAACGTCCTCACCGTCGTCGACCCCAAAGGCCGCACGGCCGCCACGCAATTCTACGACCTGGCCGACCGTAAACTCAGAAACGAGAGCATCGATGCGGGCACCTCGATCGCAGTCTTCGACGCCGTCGGCACGCCCATCGAAGCTCGCGACGAGCGCGGCGCGCTGACGCTCACGGCCGCCGACGAGATGCTTCGCACCACCCACCAGTGGGGCCGCGATTCGGCTTCGGAGCCGGTGCGTCTGGTCGGCCGCACCATCTTCGGCCACGAGATGGCCAACCCGACGGCGACCAACCACCTCGGAAAGCCCTACCAGCACTACGACGAAGCGGGCGTGGTCACGCTCGAGGCATACGACTTCAAGGGCAACGCGCTCGAGAACACCCGAGAGGTCATCGACCCGGGGCTGATGATCGGCGCCGTCGACGACGCCTCGAGCGCCAATGGCTACGTCGTCGATACGTTTCGCGTGGACTGGACGCCGGCGCCCGGCGAGACGCTCGAGGATCGCCAGGGCGAACTGATCGGCTCTAGCTCGTATCGGACGTCGTACAAGAGCAAGTCGGTGTTCGACGCGCTCAACCGCCCAGTGCAGATGACGCTGCCGGCCGACCAGGAAGATGCCGATACCTACGGCTACGGCAAGACGATCACGCCCCAATTCAACCGCGCCGGCGCCCTGCAGTCAGTCCAGATGTCGGGCACCCAAACCCCGTCGGTCGACTACATCGCCTACAACGCCAAGGGCCAGCGCATCCTGGCGGCCTTCGGAAACGGCGTGATGACCCGCTACGCCTACGACCCCAACGTCTTTCGCCTCAAGCGGCTGCGCAGCGAGAAGTACGCTGCGACCTCGACGCCCGAGAGCGGCTACTTGCTGCCGAGCACGGGCAAAAAATACCAGGACATCGTCTACAGCTACGACGCCGTCGGCAACATCCTGTCGACCGACGAGCGGGTCACCGACGTCGGTGTGGGCGGGACCGACACGATGGTGCGGGGTTTCGAATACGACGCCCTCTACCGCCTCATCGAAGCGACCGGCCGCGAGAGCGACGTCCTCAAGACCGACCCCTGGCAGGACCAACTCACCGCCAAGTCCAACGCCGGCTACACCGACTCGCCGCAGAATACCCGCGACTACACCGAAACCTACGCCTACGACAACGTCGGCGGGCTGAGCCTGCTCACCCACCAATACGGCGCAGGCTCGCAGTGGACGCGCAACTACACCATCGAGACCGGCTCGAACCGCATGACCGGCATGACCGCCGGTGGCAACGCCTACACCTACGCCTACGACAGCGTCGGCAACCTGGTCCAAGAAAACACCGAGCGCCACTTCGAGTGGGATTTTGGCGGTCGCATGCGCTCCTTTCGAAACCAGATAACCGGCAGCGCGCCCTCGGTCTTTGCCCACTACAGCTACGACGCAGGCGGCGAGCGCGTCCAGAAAGTGGTGTGCCGCGGCGCGAAGACCACCCGCACGGTCTACATCGGAGGCGTCTTCGAGCACCAGCAGGTCATCGAGAACGAGTCTGTGACCACCGAAAACCAGACGCTCCACCTGATGGACGACGCCAAGCGCGTGGCCACCTACCGCGCCGGCCCCGAGCTCGACGGCGCCGACCGCGCGAGGACCCGCTACCACCTGGGAGACCACCTGCAGTCGAGCAACGTGGTGCTTCGGCAGGTGCCCGACTCGAGCGGCAAACTCTTCGTCAACCGCGAGGAGTACCGCCCCTACGGCGAGACCGCCTTTGGCAGCTTCGAGTACAAGCGCTACCGGTTTACCGGCAAGGAGAAGGACGAGGAGAGCGGGCTGCACTACCACTCGGCGCGGTACTATGCGCCGTGGCTGGCGCGGTGGACGGCGACCGATCCGCTAGGGATGGTCGATGGGCCGAACTTGTATGCTTATGTGAGTGGAAATCCGGTGAAGTTGGTGGATCCAAGCGGAACAGCCAAAAATGGTGGCGACCAAGAGAGCGCTGTTGTTTCTTCTCAGGACGTTTGTCAGGCCAAGTATAGACCGGGTCTTCAAAAAGTCGCAGATGATTCAAAGATGCCGGAGGATGCGAGAGGCAAAGCCCGAGAGATCATCAACATGTGCCAGACGCTCGAAACGCACGCAAAAAACATGGCGGAGTTCGACCGTGGCGGGACGTCCACAATATCAACGGGGCGCAGCGCCAGCGACTCATCAGTACAGACTATACCTATTGATGATCCGGTTTACGCTGCAAAAAGGAGAGCTAAGCGGAACGCTCAGGATATTGAGCGGCTGAAAGGCGCTGGAAAGCAAGCAATGCAGGAAATGCGGGGACATCCATTTGTGATGATTGAAGAGGCGGCGGTTCCCGAAATAGCCACTGCTCGAGATGAAGCGTTTGCCCTTGAGAACGAATATCAGGTTGAAGGAGCTGAAGGCTATAGTACCATTACCAGTCTATGGGCAATCAAGGGTGGCCTGAAAGTTCTGAAAAAAAAATCGGGACTCAGTAATTCAGCCTTGCGTCGTTCACTGAAAGGCAAGGCAAAGCATGCTAAATGGGCGAAGTCGAACCAAGATGTGAAGGGGCCGGGCCTAAACGACCACTACAGAAACCATGCCGCTCCGGACGATATCGATGTCCAAACGAAAACCGAGTACGACTTAAGTGCACGTATTACTATCCACAAGGGATGGAAGTTCTTTTACAAGGACAAGCGGACAGGTAAGCCGCGCGTAGGGTATTACGATCCTGATACACAGTATTTCACCGCCACGTCTGAAAAAGGGGGCAACGTGACCATTCATACTCACTTTAAAGAAGAACGCGGGTGGAGCCATATCAAACACAATTCGCGTGGATTCTACACGAAATAA